A single window of Gossypium hirsutum isolate 1008001.06 chromosome A10, Gossypium_hirsutum_v2.1, whole genome shotgun sequence DNA harbors:
- the LOC121208540 gene encoding cysteine-rich repeat secretory protein 38 translates to MATEISRAMLFHFLFSGLTFTFLVTLTISFDPYFLHYYANNMGNYTANSAYERDLNTIFKQITSITKSNYGFYSKKVGEVNAMALCRADVKLDVCTGCLNETISRVKLDCPNNKEAIGWSADCTLRYSNTNLSEKLEINPQTCLYNTGSTADEYFRLRLGELLSDLRNKAASGSALLKYAAGNSSLRASERLYALVQCTPDLSEGDCNHCLDKAATNGILRCCLKQRGCRVLSPSCNLRFETYPFVEAGAEFPPPPSPLGARQKEDEEPNKSKRTPVLVASLSVIFGVAVVSISGFLIWKRRNNEDTEYREIQLLDLVEGRIDM, encoded by the exons ATGGCAACGGAAATTTCAAGAGCAATGTTGTTTCACTTCTTGTTTTCAGGTTTAACATTTACATTCCTCGTTACTCTTACCATTTCCTTCGACCCTTATTTCCTGCATTATTATGCTAACAACATGGGCAACTACACCGCCAATAGCGCTTACGAGCGTGACCTTAATACCATCTTCAAACAGATCACCTCTATTACAAAATCGAATTACGGATTTTACAGCAAGAAAGTCGGCGAAGTCAACGCCATGGCACTTTGCAGAGCAGATGTTAAGCTAGATGTTTGCACTGGTTGTTTAAATGAAACTATATCAAGGGTCAAGCTGGATTGTCCTAACAACAAAGAAGCCATCGGATGGTCTGCAGATTGCACGTTACGGTACTCGAACACAAACCTCTCTGAGAAGTTGGAAATTAATCCTCAAACCTGTCTATATAATACAGGATCTACGGCTGATGAGTACTTTCGGCTCCGACTGGGAGAGTTGTTGAGTGACCTGCGTAATAAAGCAGCATCAGGGAGTGCTCTTCTTAAATATGCAGCAGGTAACTCGTCGCTCAGGGCTTCGGAAAGGTTATACGCTCTAGTGCAGTGCACTCCTGATTTGTCTGAGGGAGACTGCAATCATTGTCTTGATAAGGCAGCAACCAACGGGATTCTGCGGTGTTGCCTTAAGCAGAGGGGATGCCGGGTTCTTAGTCCTAGCTGTAACTTGAGGTTCGAAACATATCCCTTTGTTGAAGCCGGAGCTGAGTTTCCACCACCACCGTCACCCTTGGGCGCTCGGCAAAAAGAAG ATGAGGAACCAAACAAATCAAAAAGGACTCCAGTACTTGTTGCAAGTTTATCAGTGATTTTTGGGGTAGCTGTGGTTTCTATCTCAGGTTTCTTAATCTGGAAGAGGAGAAACAATGAAG ATACAGAGTACAGAGAAATTCAATTACTTGACTTGGTAGAGGGAAGAATTGATATGTGA
- the LOC107925037 gene encoding cysteine-rich receptor-like protein kinase 10 isoform X2 codes for MQSSTVFITLWLLLIVFSVLSPVTEAQPPTYRYHDCPNTTTFPINSTYQANRDTLLTSLSSNGSRGNGFYNTTAGRNPNTVYGLFLCRGDLSTSVCQACVTFGSTDISQRCPVEIEAVVWYDECPLRYSDRNIFSAVAEEPAIILFNFQNISDQVRFDSQVQEVMSGTASQAANAAPGAKKFATREADANFTSSFRTLYTLAQCTPDLPTSDCDRCLRYVTGNLPRGRQGGRVLSPSCNVRYETYLFYNLNQTEVASPPPLVPAVSRGNGRRTWPIIVAIVVPIAASILVLLLACWVSKRRAKKYNAVQGGNARYDITTVEALQYDFATIEAATNKFSDANKLGEGGFGEVYKGILPDQQVIAVKRLSRGSGQGDEEFKNEAVLVAKLQHRNLVRLLGFCLEREEKILVYEYVPNKSLDYFVFDPTKQGQLDWSRRYKIIGGIARGILYLHEDSRLRIIHRDLKASNILLDGDMNPKISDFGMARIFGVDQTQGTTRRVVGTYGYMSPEYAMQGQFSVKSDVYSFGVLVLEIISGQRNSDFYEAEGAQDLISYAWKLWKDDRSQELLNPVLRDNYSRNEVIRCTQLGLLCVQEDPADRPTMATIVLLLNSYSVTLPVPKQPAFVLQSRTDGRMPDKGLESDQSTSRSMPWSINEVSITELHPR; via the exons atgcagAGCTCCACAGTTTTCATAACCCTGTGGCTGTTATTAATAGTCTTTTCCGTGCTTAGCCCTGTAACTGAAGCTCAGCCGCCTACTTATCGCTACCACGATTGTCCTAACACCACCACTTTCCCCATAAACAGCACTTACCAAGCCAACCGTGATACCCTCTTAACTTCTCTATCGTCTAATGGCAGCCGTGGTAATGGTTTCTACAACACAACCGCAGGCAGAAACCCCAACACGGTTTACGGTCTTTTCCTCTGCCGTGGGGATCTTTCTACCAGCGTTTGTCAAGCGTGTGTCACCTTTGGCTCTACTGACATTTCCCAACGTTGTCCTGTTGAAATAGAAGCGGTGGTTTGGTACGACGAGTGCCCCCTACGATACTCGGACAGAAATATATTTTCCGCCGTGGCTGAAGAACCTGCAATTATCTTGTTCAACTTTCAGAACATCAGTGACCAAGTCCGTTTCGACAGCCAAGTTCAAGAAGTGATGAGTGGTACAGCAAGCCAAGCCGCAAACGCAGCACCAGGTGCTAAAAAATTCGCGACTAGAGAGGCAGATGCCAATTTTACATCGAGTTTTCGAACACTATATACCCTTGCTCAGTGTACACCGGATTTGCCAACCTCTGATTGCGACAGATGCCTGCGATACGTAACTGGAAACCTTCCAAGAGGAAGACAAGGAGGAAGAGTGTTGAGTCCTAGCTGCAACGTCAGATATGAAACTTACCTGTTCtataatctaaatcaaacagaagtTGCATCTCCTCCACCTTTAGTTCCAGCAG TTTCAAGAGGGAATGGACGGAGAACATGGCCAATAATTGTTGCCATTGTTGTTCCAATTGCTGCTTCCATTTTGGTTTTATTACTGGCGTGTTGGGTGTCAAAGAGGAGAGCAAAGAAATACAATGCTGTCCAGGGGGGTAATG CAAGGTATGACATAACTACTGTAGAGGCCTTGCAGTATGATTTTGCCACAATTGAAGCTGCAACAAACAAGTTTTCAGATGCTAACAAGCTAGGCGAAGGAGGTTTTGGTGAGGTTTACAAG GGTATCCTTCCTGACCAACAAGTAATAGCTGTTAAGAGGTTATCAAGAGGTTCAGGACAAGGTGATGAGGAATTTAAAAACGAGGCTGTATTGGTAGCTAAGCTTCAACACAGAAATCTAGTCAGACTATTGGGCTTTTGCTTGGAAAGAGAAGAAAAGATACTAGTTTATGAATATGTTCCCAACAAGAGCCTGGACTATTTTGTTTTCG ATCCTACAAAACAAGGACAATTGGACTGGTCGAGAAGATACAAGATTATCGGAGGAATTGCTCGTGGAATTCTTTACTTGCACGAGGATTCCCGGCTTAGAATCATCCACCGCGACCTCAAGGCCAGCAACATATTGTTAGACGGAGATATGAACCCCAAGATTTCGGATTTCGGCATGGCAAGGATTTTTGGGGTTGATCAAACTCAAGGAACAACCAGAAGAGTTGTTGGAACCTA CGGCTACATGTCTCCAGAATATGCAATGCAGGGACAATTTTCGGTTAAATCTGATGTATACAGTTTCGGGGTTTTAGTCCTTGAAATCATAAGTGGCCAAAGGAACAGTGATTTCTACGAAGCAGAAGGCGCTCAGGACCTCATTAGCTAT GCATGGAAGCTATGGAAGGATGACAGATCCCAGGAATTGTTGAATCCTGTTTTGAGGGATAATTACTCAAGAAACGAAGTCATTAGGTGCACCCAGCTCGGATTATTATGTGTTCAAGAAGATCCAGCTGACCGACCAACGATGGCCACCATTGTTCTCTTGCTCAACAGTTACTCTGTCACACTACCGGTGCCTAAACAGCCAGCATTTGTGCTTCAGAGTAGAACAGATGGGAGGATGCCGGACAAGGGGCTTGAATCTGATCAATCTACAAGTAGATCAATGCCATGGTCTATCAATGAGGTATCTATTACTGAATTACACCCCCGATAA
- the LOC107925037 gene encoding cysteine-rich receptor-like protein kinase 10 isoform X1 — protein sequence MQSSTVFITLWLLLIVFSVLSPVTEAQPPTYRYHDCPNTTTFPINSTYQANRDTLLTSLSSNGSRGNGFYNTTAGRNPNTVYGLFLCRGDLSTSVCQACVTFGSTDISQRCPVEIEAVVWYDECPLRYSDRNIFSAVAEEPAIILFNFQNISDQVRFDSQVQEVMSGTASQAANAAPGAKKFATREADANFTSSFRTLYTLAQCTPDLPTSDCDRCLRYVTGNLPRGRQGGRVLSPSCNVRYETYLFYNLNQTEVASPPPLVPAARYDITTVEALQYDFATIEAATNKFSDANKLGEGGFGEVYKGILPDQQVIAVKRLSRGSGQGDEEFKNEAVLVAKLQHRNLVRLLGFCLEREEKILVYEYVPNKSLDYFVFDPTKQGQLDWSRRYKIIGGIARGILYLHEDSRLRIIHRDLKASNILLDGDMNPKISDFGMARIFGVDQTQGTTRRVVGTYGYMSPEYAMQGQFSVKSDVYSFGVLVLEIISGQRNSDFYEAEGAQDLISYAWKLWKDDRSQELLNPVLRDNYSRNEVIRCTQLGLLCVQEDPADRPTMATIVLLLNSYSVTLPVPKQPAFVLQSRTDGRMPDKGLESDQSTSRSMPWSINEVSITELHPR from the exons atgcagAGCTCCACAGTTTTCATAACCCTGTGGCTGTTATTAATAGTCTTTTCCGTGCTTAGCCCTGTAACTGAAGCTCAGCCGCCTACTTATCGCTACCACGATTGTCCTAACACCACCACTTTCCCCATAAACAGCACTTACCAAGCCAACCGTGATACCCTCTTAACTTCTCTATCGTCTAATGGCAGCCGTGGTAATGGTTTCTACAACACAACCGCAGGCAGAAACCCCAACACGGTTTACGGTCTTTTCCTCTGCCGTGGGGATCTTTCTACCAGCGTTTGTCAAGCGTGTGTCACCTTTGGCTCTACTGACATTTCCCAACGTTGTCCTGTTGAAATAGAAGCGGTGGTTTGGTACGACGAGTGCCCCCTACGATACTCGGACAGAAATATATTTTCCGCCGTGGCTGAAGAACCTGCAATTATCTTGTTCAACTTTCAGAACATCAGTGACCAAGTCCGTTTCGACAGCCAAGTTCAAGAAGTGATGAGTGGTACAGCAAGCCAAGCCGCAAACGCAGCACCAGGTGCTAAAAAATTCGCGACTAGAGAGGCAGATGCCAATTTTACATCGAGTTTTCGAACACTATATACCCTTGCTCAGTGTACACCGGATTTGCCAACCTCTGATTGCGACAGATGCCTGCGATACGTAACTGGAAACCTTCCAAGAGGAAGACAAGGAGGAAGAGTGTTGAGTCCTAGCTGCAACGTCAGATATGAAACTTACCTGTTCtataatctaaatcaaacagaagtTGCATCTCCTCCACCTTTAGTTCCAGCAG CAAGGTATGACATAACTACTGTAGAGGCCTTGCAGTATGATTTTGCCACAATTGAAGCTGCAACAAACAAGTTTTCAGATGCTAACAAGCTAGGCGAAGGAGGTTTTGGTGAGGTTTACAAG GGTATCCTTCCTGACCAACAAGTAATAGCTGTTAAGAGGTTATCAAGAGGTTCAGGACAAGGTGATGAGGAATTTAAAAACGAGGCTGTATTGGTAGCTAAGCTTCAACACAGAAATCTAGTCAGACTATTGGGCTTTTGCTTGGAAAGAGAAGAAAAGATACTAGTTTATGAATATGTTCCCAACAAGAGCCTGGACTATTTTGTTTTCG ATCCTACAAAACAAGGACAATTGGACTGGTCGAGAAGATACAAGATTATCGGAGGAATTGCTCGTGGAATTCTTTACTTGCACGAGGATTCCCGGCTTAGAATCATCCACCGCGACCTCAAGGCCAGCAACATATTGTTAGACGGAGATATGAACCCCAAGATTTCGGATTTCGGCATGGCAAGGATTTTTGGGGTTGATCAAACTCAAGGAACAACCAGAAGAGTTGTTGGAACCTA CGGCTACATGTCTCCAGAATATGCAATGCAGGGACAATTTTCGGTTAAATCTGATGTATACAGTTTCGGGGTTTTAGTCCTTGAAATCATAAGTGGCCAAAGGAACAGTGATTTCTACGAAGCAGAAGGCGCTCAGGACCTCATTAGCTAT GCATGGAAGCTATGGAAGGATGACAGATCCCAGGAATTGTTGAATCCTGTTTTGAGGGATAATTACTCAAGAAACGAAGTCATTAGGTGCACCCAGCTCGGATTATTATGTGTTCAAGAAGATCCAGCTGACCGACCAACGATGGCCACCATTGTTCTCTTGCTCAACAGTTACTCTGTCACACTACCGGTGCCTAAACAGCCAGCATTTGTGCTTCAGAGTAGAACAGATGGGAGGATGCCGGACAAGGGGCTTGAATCTGATCAATCTACAAGTAGATCAATGCCATGGTCTATCAATGAGGTATCTATTACTGAATTACACCCCCGATAA
- the LOC107925036 gene encoding putative cysteine-rich receptor-like protein kinase 9, with product MHLSTVSINLLLLVIVLSVLSSTSESQQPTYLYHDCPNTTTFSINSTYQANRGTVLSSLSSNSTRGDGFYNTTAGSIPDTVYSLFLCRGDLCQACVTFATTDISQRCPNQTRAVVWFDECLLRYSD from the coding sequence atgcATCTCTCCACGGTTTCCATTAACCTGCTGCTGTTAGTAATAGTACTTTCCGTGCTTAGCTCTACCAGCGAATCTCAGCAGCCTACTTATCTCTATCACGACTGTCCTAACACCACCACTTTCTCCATAAACAGCACTTACCAAGCCAATCGAGGTACCGTCTTATCTTCTCTGTCGTCTAATAGCACCCGTGGAGATGGTTTCTACAACACAACCGCAGGCAGCATCCCTGACACGGTTTACAGCCTTTTCCTATGCCGCGGGGATCTTTGTCAAGCGTGTGTTACCTTTGCCACCACCGATATCTCCCAACGTTGTCCCAACCAAACAAGGGCGGTGGTTTGGTTCGACGAGTGTCTCCTACGATACTCGGATTAA
- the LOC121208509 gene encoding uncharacterized mitochondrial protein AtMg00810-like: MKFEVSKANNSLFIFQTKSQLIYVLIYVDDIIITGNDTVFIGDFVTQLNARFSLKDLGKLSYFLGVEVKYTTQGLFLTQRKYILDLLQRASMEKSNSLPTPMVTTGHLSANTGSPVEDESHYRSIVGALQYVVITRPDIAYAVNKVCQFMHKPSDLHFKAVKRILRYLQGTLNYGLKFVRLSKFLLEGYSDASWGSDVDDRRSTSGFCVFLGGNPISWSSRKQQVISRSTAEAEYRSVAHLAAELVWIRSAAVAIAGNPVLHSKFKHVEMDLFFVREKVADGVLQVGHVSGSDQIADVLTKPLPVGIFTKFRDLLCVTDTSQEVFDEKKN, translated from the exons ATGAAGTTTGAAGTTTCCAAAGCCAATAATTCTCTGTTCATTTTTCAAACCAAGTCCCAGTTGATTTATGTGTTgatatatgtcgatgacattaTCATTACTGGGAATGATACTGTGTTCATAGGTGATTTTGTTACTCAATTAAATGCCAGGTTTTCGTTAAAAGATCTGGGGAAGCTAAGTTACTTTCTTGGAGTTGAAGTCAAGTACACTACACAAGGGTTGTTTCTCACACAAAGAAAATACATTCTGGATCTTCTTCAACGTGCATCTATGGAGAAGTCAAATAGTTTACCTACACCAATGGTCACCACCGGTCATCTTTCTGCTAATACTGGGAGTCCTGTTGAAGATGAAAGTCATTATCGAAGTATCGTTGGTGCTTTGCAATATGTGGTAATTACTAGACCCGACATAGCGTATGCTGTTAACAAAGTTTGTCAATTTATGCATAAACCTTCGGATTTGCATTTCAAAGCTGTGAAAAGAATCTTAAGATATCTACAAGGCACACTGAATTATGGGTTGAAGTTTGTTCGTTTGTCGAAGTTTTTACTTGAAGGATACTCGGATGCTAGTTGGGGTTCGGATGTAGATGATCGACGGTCCACTTCAGGATTCTGTGTGTTTCTTGGAGGGAACCCGATCTCCTGGAGCTCAAGGAAGCAACAAGTGATCTCTAGGTCAACAGCAGAGGCAGAATATAGAAGTGTTGCTCATCTCGCTGCAGAATTGGTTTGGATTCG TTCAGCTGCTGTTGCAATAGCAGGAAACCCGGTTTTACATTCAAAATTCAAGCACGTAGAGATGGATTTGTTTTTCGTTAGAGAAAAAGTTGCAGATGGTGTACTTCAAGTTGGCCATGTTTCAGGATCAGACCAAATTGCTGATGTTTTGACAAAACCTTTGCCAGTGGGAATTTTCACTAAGTTTCGAGATCTACTTTGTGTTACTGATACAAGTCAAGAAGTTTTTGATGAGAAGAAGAATTGA